The Lemur catta isolate mLemCat1 chromosome 8, mLemCat1.pri, whole genome shotgun sequence genome has a segment encoding these proteins:
- the LOC123643911 gene encoding 60S ribosomal protein L36a-like, producing MVNVPKTRRTFCKKCGKHQPHKVTQYKKGKDSLYAQGKRRYDRKQSGYGGQTKPIFRKKAKTTKKIVLRLECVEPNCRSKRMLAIKRCKHFELGGDKRKGQVIQF from the coding sequence ATGGTGAACGTTCCTAAAACCCGCCGGACTTTCTGTAAGAAATGTGGCAAGCACCAACCCCACAAGGTGACACAGTACAAGAAGGGCAAGGATTCTCTGTATGCCCAGGGAAAGCGGCGTTATGATAGGAAGCAGAGTGGCTATGGTGGGCAGACTAAGCCGATTTTCCGGAAAAAGGCTAAAACTACAAAGAAGATTGTGCTGAGGCTTGAGTGTGTCGAGCCCAACTGCAGATCTAAGAGAATGCTGGCTATTAAGAGATGCAAGCATTTCGAACTGGGAGGAGATAAGAGAAAGGGCCAAGTGATCCAGTTCTAA